A single genomic interval of Thermoanaerobacterales bacterium harbors:
- a CDS encoding acyl-CoA dehydratase activase — protein sequence RRELYEARGEIDVAGVGTTGSGRRLAGIMVGADVIKNEITAHAMAARHFEPNVRTVIDIGGQDSKIIFFQDGIPVGFNMNTVCAAGTGSFLDHQATRLGIPIEEFGDYAMRSTSPIKIAGRCGVFAESDLIHKQQMGYLKEDLIAGLCLALVGNYLANVARGRKIEPPVLFQGGVAANTGMRAAFRQRLGFPVIVPEHFKVMGAFGAAILAKRNAERTRMPSNFRGASAIASFTCKPRTFTCSDCPNNCEVNEVYISDELVSRWGSKCGKWHNLHLSSSSRHEQREVPLQL from the coding sequence CTCGCCGCGAGCTTTACGAGGCCCGCGGCGAGATCGACGTAGCGGGCGTGGGCACCACGGGCAGCGGCCGGCGCCTGGCGGGGATCATGGTCGGCGCCGATGTGATCAAGAACGAGATCACCGCCCACGCCATGGCCGCCCGCCATTTCGAGCCCAATGTACGGACCGTCATCGACATCGGCGGCCAGGACTCGAAAATCATCTTCTTCCAGGACGGCATACCCGTCGGCTTTAACATGAACACTGTCTGCGCTGCCGGAACCGGTTCCTTCCTGGACCACCAGGCCACCCGCCTCGGCATCCCGATCGAGGAGTTCGGCGACTACGCCATGCGCTCCACCAGCCCGATCAAGATCGCGGGCCGTTGCGGCGTCTTTGCCGAGTCAGACCTGATCCACAAGCAGCAGATGGGCTACCTTAAGGAGGACCTCATCGCCGGGCTTTGCCTGGCCCTGGTCGGGAACTACCTCGCCAATGTGGCCCGCGGGCGGAAGATCGAGCCCCCGGTCCTGTTCCAGGGCGGCGTGGCCGCCAATACCGGGATGCGCGCCGCTTTCCGCCAGCGCCTGGGTTTCCCGGTCATCGTCCCCGAGCATTTCAAGGTCATGGGGGCCTTCGGAGCAGCCATCCTGGCCAAGCGCAACGCCGAGCGCACCCGCATGCCGTCCAACTTCCGCGGCGCCTCGGCCATCGCCAGTTTCACATGCAAGCCCCGCACCTTCACCTGCAGTGACTGCCCGAACAACTGCGAGGTCAACGAGGTCTACATCAGCGACGAACTGGTATCCCGCTGGGGCTCCAAGTGCGGCAAATGGCACAACCTGCACCTCTCCTCTTCCAGCCGCCATGAGCAGCGTGAAGTTCCCCTGCAGTTGTAG
- the rpmB gene encoding 50S ribosomal protein L28 — MAKVCEICGKSAVVGMQVSHSHIRNKRRWEPNLQRVRAIVGGRPQRIRVCTRCLRSGKVQRAL; from the coding sequence ATGGCAAAGGTCTGCGAAATCTGCGGCAAGTCGGCGGTGGTCGGCATGCAGGTCAGCCACTCCCACATTCGAAACAAGCGGCGTTGGGAACCAAACCTCCAGCGGGTACGTGCCATCGTGGGCGGGCGCCCGCAGCGCATAAGGGTCTGCACTCGTTGCCTCCGCAGCGGGAAGGTACAGCGCGCGCTCTAA